A genome region from Chryseobacterium sp. G0186 includes the following:
- a CDS encoding PRTRC system protein C, which produces MLLATLLERVFVLKHNGHEIKLTDPEPKWSVEAVMNFYANTYPILTTAKVSAPQIKDDTIQYKFESVMGTKG; this is translated from the coding sequence ATGTTACTTGCAACACTATTAGAACGAGTTTTTGTTTTGAAACACAATGGACACGAAATAAAACTTACAGACCCCGAACCTAAATGGAGTGTAGAAGCTGTGATGAATTTTTACGCTAATACTTACCCAATATTAACCACTGCAAAAGTTTCAGCACCGCAGATTAAAGATGATACTATACAGTACAAATTTGAAAGTGTAATGGGGACTAAGGGATAG
- a CDS encoding PRTRC system protein E, which translates to MDLTGDLQITLRPTTENCFVLSILLSNEQCGDEARKLIPPLNLRGTAEELDNGFFEQITTPLQTASGLMVDMEAFMKQLEEVKKKSAMEKEKTDKEKKEKDTKEKKYKEALQKAEELEKEGKYKDAWTALPKASDYPDFAEVIRGKQDEYSKFLAPNLFTESNDNNVPTETT; encoded by the coding sequence ATGGACTTAACAGGAGATTTGCAAATCACACTTCGTCCAACGACTGAAAATTGCTTTGTTCTTTCCATACTGCTCAGTAATGAGCAGTGTGGAGACGAAGCAAGGAAATTGATTCCACCTCTCAATCTTCGTGGTACAGCAGAGGAACTCGATAACGGTTTTTTTGAACAAATAACGACACCATTGCAAACCGCTTCTGGATTGATGGTGGATATGGAAGCTTTTATGAAGCAACTTGAAGAAGTTAAAAAGAAATCGGCAATGGAAAAGGAAAAGACGGACAAGGAAAAAAAGGAAAAAGATACCAAAGAAAAAAAGTATAAAGAAGCATTGCAAAAAGCCGAAGAACTTGAAAAAGAGGGAAAATATAAAGATGCTTGGACAGCACTTCCAAAAGCATCAGATTATCCCGACTTCGCCGAAGTTATCCGCGGTAAACAAGACGAGTACTCCAAATTTCTTGCCCCCAATCTTTTTACTGAAAGCAATGACAACAATGTACCAACTGAAACTACCTAA